AGAGTACTTACGTAGTAAAGAGTTAATGCACGTACCTGATCTTCTCATAGAGTTACTAATCGCATAGCTTTCGTCCACTGTGTTACGCTCTAAACGGTGTCTAGTATTTTCATCTCTCTCCGAAGCGTGACGACTATGACGATTTCCTATAGGTGATTTTTGAGCACCACGGTTCATATAATGATCCACTCGACTTCTGTTTCTACAATCACGATTTCCTATGATATTATAAACGATAAcataaagaaaaacaggaCAAATGTGacataaaaaaagcaaaatgcgACAAACTAGAAAATATTTGCGCGTATCAGGAATGTTTCTTACTTAAGTTCTGATAATTCACGTCTTGGTAATTCGGACTGGAGTTCAGCGCTGCTTCTGTGACGGAATCCTGATAACATCAGATCGCTTGGGTGTGAAGAATCACGCGGACTAAAAACATAATGTTACAGCAGATAAGCATATAAGAGTTCCAAAAGAATTTATATACGTTTCAAGACGGCTAGTCCGTGATTCTGTCATATATTCATTGGGTTGGATTCTCTGCATCGGCCTCCGTTCATGGACACGTCTTTCTGGACTCCTGTAGGCGAATTTCAAATATAAGGTTGCTTAAGCCAAAGAGGATATCAAAATCACTCGCCTTTGTTTACGACTGTGTCCCCTCTGATAACGACTGCTAACCATATTTTCGCTAAGGCTTTCATACGGTCGTGAATAATCAGGATTCGGAGAATAATACTGGCTCCTAAAGAACTGTCATTCGCACTTTTGATAAATCGACGTTAGatcaataataaatcaaaGCATTCACATACCTTCGTTCATCTCGTTCATCGGTCATATACTCGTTCGTAGGCATATACTCGTTTTCCGCAATAGACGAATTCAACTGACTTTCATTATAACGCGtactaaaaaaacaaacgggATGACTAAAGAGCAAGTTTACTTAACAAAACGTTATTAGCAAGAATGTGGAGTACATGTTATCAACACGGATATCTTTGAGCTAGATGTTGGGTCCGATTTTTTAGTGCATTGTTATCTGGAATCGCCAAATCTCAATTACTAACAACAAAGATTTCCTTCTAAAACCTAGAGTTTATATGAACATTTAACAAGGTATATTCTGTAAGAATACCTTTCGTCACCCTAAAATCGCAACTGCTCATCTTCACAGAGTACGAACATGAGTCAAATAATACCATCTTCTTGTAGAAGGATGTGAACTATGACCGTTATTGATGCTAGATcagatatttcaaaaagagacaAAATCAAGGAGTTGCATACTTCTATATCTAGCATCTAGCAGcatcaaaatatttaaaatacgACTCATCcaaattttctgagaaaatataGGATCTAAGTggagttcaaaaatttgaaatgatgCTTTTCCCCagcttttcttttgcattttgtGCAGTATGTTGCACCACCTTAATGTCAAATgtcaaagcaaaaagaaaaaaaaagaataaaaggaaatcTAAATACTCAGAGGTAATATACGAAGCAGAAAAAGGCCATGTTAGAAAAGTACGGAGCTGGTGTCCTACTACAATGATCTGCTATGACGTCACAATACCAAGCGGAATAATCCAAATAGGAACCTGGCAATGACGAAAATTGGAGTACACAAACAAAACGAATGTTAAATATTCGTTATTTTAACATTATTCCATACTATTATtactgtatatgtatatgttgtGTAACTCCTTTTACGAGAGCTCGGTACCAACGCAATTTGTAGCTGCTAATGCATCATAATTAGGTAGAAAGTAGAATTATCGCTCAAGGAGGGTCTATTTCTGTGGATTGTTGTCATTTTTTAGAGGTCGGAGGCAATTATTTCATCGATGCGAGTGATGGCAcacattaatattattatcaaaagaagaaacaacaaacatgACAAGAAGCAAGAACATCTAAGTAGCACAAACTGCAGTTTTTAACTCAAATGTTTTGAGGTGTTAGATATAAAAAGAATTCATTATAAGCTTACAGTGATTGAATTGTAGAAAAGTTAAAGAAGTTATTCTGGAACATGATCGCGCCGCACCAGCAAGTATCATGAGTAGCGGGTTTGGATACTTCAAGGAGAGTGGgtgtaaataacaaaaaagaaaatgggtgagaaaaaaaaagaaatgaaacttgCTAGGCATCTCTGAGGTCAGTCAATGGAACTGAACTATACTCAGACGTATAATTGTTGTTATACGCGTTCGTTGGAGGCTCTTCTACAAGATATTGTCGCTGCCTCATAGGATtattatttctgaaatttggcataataataacaataaattagGAGTAATATCTAAGAGTATATAGGTTATATCTAAGAGAAAACAACTCATTCATAAAATACAATCAAAGACAAGAAAACCCACTCGTAACGCACTTCTCGAACATACTGAGTTGTTGTTTCTCGCATCGTTATTCGTCCATTTTTCTGATTGGAAAATGACCGCTCCGGCACCGGCTTAATGTGCACCATGACGTGCACAAAAGGACTGAACAGGTCTTTCTGAAACACTAGATAGCAATTAACAAATGAGAATATCTTACTTAGAACGCAGAacctttgaaaaagtgaacttGAGAGGATTTGAAGATCTCCGCGGCACGATCAATAATTGAAGGACGCGTCAAGCAATTGAAAACTGAACCTTCCCGCGATGTGGTGTAACCACAGACATCACAAACGGTAGACGTAGGAAATTGCTATTCTCCGTCTCAACCAGTGTCTTTTGGATCtctaccttttcttttcttttcttctgttttgtcGTTGTTCCcatctttcattgtttttgggAGGGTTTTGGTGTGGAGGAGTTGGGGGTCTTGTAGTTTGATCTCTTTCAGAAGTCTCCACTTTTCTTGATCTATCCTGACTCTTGTATTATTTGGCAGCACTTTACCACGGCGCCTTTGTTTTTTCACCATGCACcatgttcaggaaaaaaatgccaGTGGAACAGTTAAATACTCGTATTTCTACCAGGACTACTGCATTTCAAATTCCCTTTGGTttcttagaggcatcaccccacgaatctggggtggtacgggtttcaggagggtgttatgcctatacggggtcaaAGATTATGgcgaggaaggtgattccgcccatttcttcctgattgctgtaagaaaaacggcccggaagatgaggcttcgagcgttccggggcgtttttgtCTACGATGAGCTCTatttgagcgcgccagccttgtgcacgcgccgcatcttccaggccgttatttttttttacggcgattaggaagagatgaacggaatcaccctcgtcCCCACAATCcacgtgtaggcataacccacctgagaCCCGtagcaccccagattcgtggggtgatgcctttaagcttcaGCAATCAAGAATTACTTAGTCAAAACCCCACTGATGTGAATTATTTTAAAGTATTATTGCAAACGAAGGCATAGGCAATTTTGGGATACTTTGCTCTTTTGGGCAtttgtgttttgttgttttatcaATGTGTGGATATTCGTGCGCTTGAACGAAGGAATACATCACACTTGACAAATATTATAGTATTCCAATGTTACAAGTTTTCGAGCATTTCGAGTAAAAATTTGTTCGAATAATGTGTGTTTCAATTACAAACTTCAGTGTTCTCcacaattgtttttcttcagatgtttGCCCCTAGGCAAAGCTATAATATAGAACGGTTGAAGAAACAGATTGCATATCGGCTTAGACCGGTCCGAAGCTTTATGTCAACAAATGACGTGggttacatttatttatggTTCCTGATTTCCAGCCGAATAGTTTTTTAAAACCAATTTCTTGCATTGTGAAGATTTGTGTGGGTTTTGTTGTTCTAGGTGCGGAGAAACTTcattaatttctttgaaaacaatgATCATATCCACGTACCGTCATCTTCCGTTATACCTCCTTTTGAGGATCGATCCTTGTTATTTACGAATGCTGGCATGAATCAGGTGTAGGGAAGTTCACTATAACGTTGTTTCAGAATTTCATGTTTGATGCTTTTCAAGTTAGCGACATTTATGAAAACTTCATTGTTTGTACCTAAAAGCGTACAACTCGTTTGTTCCTTTGCGTTTTCGCATAGGTTCTGTTAAACTACTGTTTTAGTTTAAATCATTACTACTGGGAGGGACGGACAACAGATGGGCATCTTTGCGACGTGCTGTCAGCTATCAGAAATGCATTCGAGCAGGCGGGAAGCATAATGACTTGGAGGTCTtggctttttaaaaaaaaaatctttaaactTTTCTATCGAGATCACTGGTACTGATCCTCTTTCGCCTGGCGTTTGCCTCCAAATAGGTCTTTGTGTTTGCAGAGGTAGGTGAGAGGGACAGTTATTCAAAAACCATTCTTAAAGGACAAGTGGTTTTtccattcaaaagaaaaaattgagaaggcGACAGTTCATCAATCGAGAAGTCATTTCGGGAAAGAATAGTAGAGTCAGTCAatgccctaaaacctaagcgtTAGTTTTCGTGTACCCAAGGcatgtaagctaaagctactaagaaaaaagaatgaagatagAGTTGAAACTACTAATTTTTTaactcttagtagctttagcctacatgtcatagatcttctaaAATTAATACTTTTGTTTTAGGGCCCCAACTGAATTGACTATTTGCTTCCAGTGATGAGCAGTCGATTGAAGGGCTATCATCTTGTCAATTAAGAACCGTATTTGTGGTCTATGCACGTTTTTTCACCTCAAAGGTATGGTTCAATTAGAGCAGCATTGAGTGCCTCCCAGCAGCCTGCCTAAAACACTTGAAGCATACTAAGTCAGGCTAGTGTATTTTTCTGTATTGATAAACATTTGGAAATAAGTGAAGTAAGCAGTGCAAAAACACGTGAGATGCCGTCTTCTGATTCCTATTTAGAGATTGGGATGTGAAGATATGTTTGATCAATCTTACTGGGAAGGCCTTTTTGGAAATGGTGACATCTAGTTTCTACCCATTCACTATTCATATGATGTGTTGTggatgtatagtcgggtcaaaacaacttgaagcacggtgcagttgcgaaagcggctacgctcgaaccGGTGCAGtaaagcgtagcggttgcggtcgaaggaggacccttgctagcaccattcttcgttgcagtttgcgatagatccatctcgattccaatcgctttctccaccgcgctgtTGCGAGTGCAGCATTTTACGTAAGCGCACATGCTTAGTGTTGTTTTgacctatatatatatacatatatatatatatatatatatatatatatatatatatatatatatatatatatatatgtatatatgtatatatatatatacatatgtatatagtatatatacacatacaccCGGACAAGTTcggttatatatatatatatatatatatatatatatatatatatataaccggacttgtctgggaggacaaaaacattgACTAGATATGTATaagccaacacgcgttccaaaacctgaTACGattgactttatcctttatctttttatacatagaaaaaaacaaatggctTTATCAACGGTAAGGTGAATGTGACTAGTACTCGAAAGGCGGCTTATGTACGACAGAGGCAATTGCAGTGAGCGATTCTGCCTTTTTCAGGATGTTGGTAGAGATCTACACCACCAAACGTTTTTCGAAATGCTTGGAAATTGGTCTTTCAATAGTTCGTATACGGAGGTATtatccattttcattttgtgaCTCGGTATTACTGTTCACTTCTTCTCATATAGTATGTCTTATATTAAGCTTAAacggtttctttttctgaatacagTCTCCCAATGCCCGACTTTTCGAATGTTCCCGCAGATatacattttaaaatatttaactTCTCGACCAGTTAGTTCGAATGCTGTTCTGTTAATAACATATTCTACTAGTTTATCCAAATGTGTGCGATGAACCTTTGATTTCGCAGTTCAGAGAAGAGGAACTCTGTGTGAATCAGAGAAAGCGTGCCCTTTACGGCGGACACATTGCACTCACCTGGTTCAACACAATAGGCGCATGTTATAAGTAATATGATAAAAGCAAATATAGAGGCTAACaattaagaaaatatgaataagtTAGGTTCGAGTTATAcgattattatttgtttgttattcGATTATGAATATTTACGATATGTGTAGGAAGACGCCTGCAAGCTGGCGTGGTTCTTTCTCACCGAAGTACTTTCAATTGAACCAGATCGTATCTACGTTTCTTATTTTGGAGGATCGACGAAGTTGGGCATACCTGCGGATGAAAACTGCAAACATATATGGCTGAAAATTGGGTGTGTTTATCATCTAGCTTTTAACGATTGTTAATTTTCGGAATTGTGATACTGGTTCAtacatttttaaattctgaTTCGTTTTATGCTTATTCGTAACCACTTGCTCCAGGGTTCCTCAGTCTCACATCCGTCCCTTTGTCAATGAAAACTTCTGGGAGATGGGTTCTACTGGCCCTTGTGGGCCATCTACGGAGATCCATTTTGATCGCATAAATGGCCGCAAAGATGCCGCACATTTAGTGAATATTGACGATTCCGTTGTGGAGCTTTGgaatattgtatttatttccttaGTGAGGTGATTTTTCAAAGCTAACGGTCACTATCTCATAGCTTTGGTGTTTTCCCCATTCCAGCCGCTTGAACTTTGTGAGCAACGGACTTTCAGAACACCAAATGGCGATTTGCACTCTCTGCCGAGCCACCATATAGACACTGGAATGGGTCTTGAGCGTTTAGCAGCAGTTGTGCAAGGTGTTCCATCAAATTTCGATATAGACGCATTTACACCCATTATGAAACATATATCGATGGTTCGTCCACACACTTTTCGATTCGCTCctgattcttgttttttttttctattacaggaaaaaaactgcgtTTCATTTTCCTCCACATCTCTGCATGATGGTAGTTAGTGTATTTTAGAATACAGTAAGGTTCCTACTGTACTGCTGTCTTTACCATATGCACAGGAAAAACATAATTATTGGTGAATTCGAGGAGGAAATtacgaaaatgagaaaagacggaacttcttcttttgctaTTTGCCatatttcaatgaattttatCCGATCTTGCCAATATTCGCTTATTTTAAGATTTCTAAACTGGGACCATATCAAGGACGTGTTGGTAAAGAAGACGTAGATGGTCGTGATGCATCGTATCGTATCCTTGCGGATCACATGCGGGCTGTTGTTGTTGCACTTGCGGACGGTGTTGAGCCGAGCGCATTGGATGCAGGGTTGAGtttctttccatttatttgatagtaatatataataaacaaaaacagagcAGGAAAACGCAcgacaataacaaataaagcCACACAGGCAAACAGCAAAACAGGAATAAAAGTACACACAAAAAGCAAGGCAATCCACACAACCCGGAAAAGGAGGCACGTACAACACCAACACCACGGCGCCCACTGGACAAAAGCAACCCAGCCCCCATTAAAGAGACGGCGGGCACAAGCGCCAAACAAAAACACAGACCCAAAAGGCGCACGACGCTAAAACAACACCCAAAGCAAGCAAAGCGAGGGACAAACGGCAACCCCTAACAAGCCAAACACACACGAGGCAAAACACCCACCAGACAGCACCGCCCCCAACCCAAAAGGGCAAAACAAACCggccacaaaaacaaaagggaGAAACGCACAAGACAGACCAACACACAAACAagcaggaaaacaaaaaacaaacacatcAAACCACGGAGGAACAACAGGCCAGAAACGCAACGAACCACGtatgaacaaaaacacaaggaaacgaagaaaacacatgggcagcattcgcagccgtcggAAGCACGGACCAAcacggaccatgatcttcgcTCATCTGTCGACCGACAGTcctccagcgctctgttacgcagcggagacgggcagacaccgcggccacgccGAAGCTactactacccacagagccctgagagatgtctccgaagttaaccggcgcacacaacaccttgccggtcttcgtagctccgactagaggatgtaaaaaaaatataaaaaaaaaaaaaaaaaaaaaaaaaaaaaaaaaaaaaaattaaaagaaaagaaaaaaaacacgaggggggggggggagggggggggggggggtgtgtgttgggtgggggggggggagggggggggggggggtgggggggaTGGAGGTTCTTAGTCATcgttaataaaaaataagaaaaatttgttgatgaaggagggggggggggggggggggggggggggggggtggggggcgcacgtcgagtgaagacgggccatctaagtatctaagtaaataatatataataataatacggCGGGTGTAgtttccgctttctgcacgatcgatcggaggttcggatccgccctagtgctcaccaagcctttcatctcttcggggtcgataaattggtaccagttttgtctgggagaacaaaaacactgatttgacccatcggctagccaccgcaagccattgtataggccagttacacgttcgtaaatctcaaacgattttgaattaaagtgaacgtggggggcgcttcccaagcggattga
This is a stretch of genomic DNA from Necator americanus strain Aroian chromosome II, whole genome shotgun sequence. It encodes these proteins:
- a CDS encoding hypothetical protein (NECATOR_CHRII.G5698.T1), producing MGTTTKQKKRKEKVEIQKTLVETENSNFLRLPFVMSVVTPHRGKKDLFSPFVHVMVHIKPVPERSFSNQKNGRITMRETTTQYVREVRYENNNPMRQRQYLVEEPPTNAYNNNYTSEYSSVPLTDLRDAYTRYNESQLNSSIAENEYMPTNEYMTDERDERRSQYYSPNPDYSRPYESLSENMVSSRYQRGHSRKQRSPERRVHERRPMQRIQPNEYMTESRTSRLETPRDSSHPSDLMLSGFRHRSSAELQSELPRRELSELKNRSRVDHYMNRGAQKSPIGNRHSRHASERDENTRHRLERNTVDESYAISNSMRRSGGIPRYRNESKVSQNGQTKRRYRPGARALLNIRKLQKSTCHLIPKSSFQRVVREVAADLYGPTYRFTVGALSALQEISEAFLVRLFDDANTCAVHRKRVTLLPSDMQLVRRLQRW
- a CDS encoding hypothetical protein (NECATOR_CHRII.G5698.T2); this translates as MGTTTKQKKRKEKVEIQKTLVETENSNFLRLPFVMSVVTPHRGKFTFSKKDLFSPFVHVMVHIKPVPERSFSNQKNGRITMRETTTQYVREVRYENNNPMRQRQYLVEEPPTNAYNNNYTSEYSSVPLTDLRDAYTRYNESQLNSSIAENEYMPTNEYMTDERDERRSQYYSPNPDYSRPYESLSENMVSSRYQRGHSRKQRSPERRVHERRPMQRIQPNEYMTESRTSRLETPRDSSHPSDLMLSGFRHRSSAELQSELPRRELSELKNRSRVDHYMNRGAQKSPIGNRHSRHASERDENTRHRLERNTVDESYAISNSMRRSGGIPRYRNESKVSQNGQTKRRYRPGARALLNIRKLQKSTCHLIPKSSFQRVVREVAADLYGPTYRFTVGALSALQEISEAFLVRLFDDANTCAVHRKRVTLLPSDMQLQLKEAERLAAWALNAAVMLRTLAV